Proteins encoded by one window of Plasmodium falciparum 3D7 genome assembly, chromosome: 4:
- a CDS encoding eukaryotic initiation factor 4A-III, putative yields MEKDDHYKTSEKYEICTSFENIGIDEGLLRGIYAYGFEKPSAIQQRGIKPILNGRDVILQSQSGTGKTCVFAVGALNCVNRNLNETQVIILSPTRELAEQTQKVCLALADYIHVTIYCCIGGKKMSDDIKALNNGVHVISGTPGRIYHMLNLRHLKCKYIKQLVIDEADEMLNKGFKEQVYDIYRFLSPNTQIILSSATLPQEVLEITNKFMHKPVKILVKRDELTLEGIKQFFVSIEKEQWKYETLADLYESLTITQAVVFCNTQMKVDWLTKKMLESNFTVCKMHAGMSQSERDDIMLKFRQCKFRVLISTDIWGRGLDVQEVSLVVNYDLPNSRESYIHRIGRSGRFGRKGVAINFVKNDDIKILRDIEQYYSTQIDEMPMNITELL; encoded by the coding sequence aTGGAAAAGGATGATCACTATAAGACTtcagaaaaatatgaaatatgcACAAGTTTTGAAAATATTGGAATAGATGAGGGTTTACTGAGAGGAATATATGCATACGGTTTTGAAAAGCCATCTGCTATTCAACAGAGGGGTATAAAGCCTATATTAAATGGAAGGGATGTAATATTACAAAGTCAGAGTGGTACAGGTAAAACTTGTGTGTTTGCGGTTGGTGCTTTGAATTGTGTAAATAGGAATTTGAATGAGACtcaagtaataatattatctcCAACAAGAGAATTAGCTGAGCAGACTCAGAAGGTTTGTTTAGCATTGGCTGATTATATCCATGTGACAATATATTGTTGCATTGGTGGTAAGAAAATGagtgatgatataaaagCATTAAATAATGGAGTACATGTTATAAGTGGAACACCTGGTCGTATTTATCATATGTTAAATTTAAGACatttaaaatgtaaatatataaaacagtTAGTAATAGATGAAGCAGATGAAATGCTTAACAAAGGATTTAAAGAACAggtatatgatatatatcgTTTTTTATCACCTAATACTCAAATAATTTTATCGTCTGCAACTTTACCACAAGAAGTATTagaaataacaaataaatttatgCACAAGCCAGTAAAAATATTAGTTAAAAGAGATGAATTAACATTAGAAGGAATTAAGCAATTTTTCGTATCTATAGAAAAAGAGCAATGGAAATATGAGACCTTAGCAGATTTATATGAAAGTTTAACAATAACACAAGCAGTAGTTTTTTGTAATACACAGATGAAAGTGGATTGGTTAACCAAAAAGATGTTAGAATCGAATTTTACTGTGTGTAAAATGCATGCAGGAATGAGTCAAAGTGAAAGAGATGATATCATGTTGAAATTTAGGCAATGTAAATTTCGTGTATTAATATCTACAGATATATGGGGAAGAGGTTTAGATGTACAAGAAGTGTCACTTGTTGTTAATTATGATTTGCCTAATTCAAGAGAAAGTTATATTCATAGAATTGGTAGGAGTGGAAGGTTTGGAAGAAAAGGAGTAGCTATTAATTTtgttaaaaatgatgatataaaaattctTAGGGACATCGAACAGTATTATTCAACACAAATTGATGAAATGCCAATGAACATAACGGAGTTATTATAA
- a CDS encoding serpentine receptor, putative, which produces MIRRKWSKIKLAIYFIAFYYLTKIDEKCLLIKEGELNLSITNVHDNNYMISEKYNKYYILSLLYKFGGILKEIYDKKIFVKNKSCNNFMVSSKVIYGLYNDMNYSKYSNFCFSKNANNGVVILSNLYVPNTKFLILDKSDDEIYNYGKNKNGKTCEDLEKIALFVHPLNDIPPELMNKTYFVYQKDIEKSLTDKKLNFILLNCGNKIKNAFKIEFKNNMNFLKNHFSCEEQGLFEIHMLLIVLLFVLSLVYYRKRKNLNNTNNVLKEAIHCSYLFFLLSNILYFIHLISYAFNGSGFSILKVLSQIYEAIFDCFILVIIYYIFNNDMQKKKEETIRVAFTYSILKFIYILFEIQNNQELDLYSTLHSIVALPFVVYRIIVAVLNYDNSKKLLKEKTQVDEKFYVLFDTFFYNLWILSIPVQYFLMKSFSLHFTHLFVHFFNLYILIYLVYNLSEEKFEVLESKHPYLDLN; this is translated from the exons aTGATAAGAAGAAAGTggagtaaaataaaattggcaatatattttattgcaTTTTATTACTTAACAAAAATAGATGAAAAatgtttattaataaaagagGGAGAATTAAATTTGTCTATTACCAATGtacatgataataattatatgatatctgaaaaatataataagtattatatattatcattattatataaatttggaggaatattaaaagaaatatatgataaaaaaatatttgttaaaaataagagttgtaataattttatggTATCTTCAAAAGTTATATATggtttatataatgatatgaatTATAGCAAATATtcaaatttttgtttttccaaAAATGCAAATAATGGTGTTGTTATTTTATCTAATTTGTATGTCCCTAatacaaaatttttaatattagatAAAAGTGatgatgaaatatataattatggaaaaaacaaaaatggaaaaacATGTGAAGATTTAGAAAAAATTGCATTATTTGTACACCCCTTAAATGATATTCCTCCTGAGCTTATGAACAAAACATATTTTGTATACCAAAAAGATATCGAGAAATCGCTCAcagataaaaaattaaattttattttattaaattgtgggaataaaattaaaaacgcATTCAAAattgaatttaaaaataatatgaacttTTTGAAAAATCATTTCTCATGTGAAGAGCAAG GCCTTTTTGAAATTCACATGCTGCTGATAGTATTACTATTTGTCTTGTCCTTGGTATattatagaaaaagaaaaaacttAAATAACACAAATAATGTATTGAAGGAAGCTATACATTGTTCTTATTTATTCTTCCTGctttctaatatattatattttatacatttaatatCTTATGCATTCAATGGATCTGGGTTTAGTATTCTCAAGGTACTAAGCCAAATATACGAAGCCATTTTTGATTGTTTCAttcttgtaataatatattatatatttaataatgacatgcaaaagaaaaaagaagaaacaaTAAGGGTAGCTTTTACATATtccatattaaaatttatttacatattatttgaGATACAAAATAATCAGGAATTGGATTTATATTCAACTTTACACTCAA TTGTGGCTCTACCCTTTGTTGTTTATCGTATAATAGTTGCAG TGTTAAATTATGATAACAGCAAAAAATTGCTCAAGGAAAAAACACAAGTGGATGAAAAGTTCTATGTCCTTTTTGACACATTTTT tTATAATTTATGGATATTGTCAATACCTGTTCAATATTTCTTAATGAAAAGCTTTTCATT GCACTTCACCCATTTGTTCGTACACTTCTTTAACCTTTACATATTgattt ATTTGGTTTACAACTTGTCAGAGGAGAAATTTGAAGTTTTGGAATCGAAACATCCATATTTagatttaaattaa
- a CDS encoding methyltransferase, putative, which translates to MYYVKKYEHKLLSDTLRFLGFTIKWGIHENGYWLTNINYTFDYILSNLIIKYFKEKKVKSVVDVGCGYGHYVNELNFHKIKSVGFDGNYKLINSLNNENLYVHDATDDYLVSNLMNKVDRMKSDQNEEKNKIIRNVGKSLRGFFNFDYVLCLNVGEYIPKKKEEIFLKNLDRLNDKGIIISWDKPNSFNIGTINEKTETEILDVFLNNYNYTYDEKNSKIFRDSCNNDVLKKCIYIFEKKKR; encoded by the exons atgtattatgtaaaaaaatatgagcATAAATTGTTGAGTGACACTCTACGATTTTTAGGTTTTACGATCAAATGGGGGATACATGAAAATGGATATTGGTtgacaaatataaattatacttttgattatatactatccaatttaataataaaatattttaaggaAAAAA AAGTTAAATCAGTTGTTGATGTAGGGTGTGGATACGGGCATTATGTCAACGAAttaaattttcataaaataaaatcagTAGGATTTGATGGAAATTATAAACTTATTAATTCATTGAATAATG AgaatttatatgtacatgaTGCAACAGATGATTATTTGGTATCAAACTTGATGAATAAGGTTGATAGAATGAAAAGTGATCAAAATGaggaaaagaataaaattataagaaatgTAGGGAAAAGCTTAAGAggattttttaattttgattATGTTTTGTGTTTGAACGTAGGTGAATATATACCTAAG aaaaaagaagaaatattcttaaaaaatttaGACAGGTTAAATGATAAGGGCATTATAATATCGTGGGATAAACCAAATAGTTTTAATATAGGAACCATAAATGAGAAGACTGAAACGGAAATATTGGacgtttttttaaataattataattatacatatgatgAAAAGAATAGTAAAATATTCAGAGATAGTTGTAACAATGATGTTCTTAAAaagtgtatttatatatttgagaaaaagaaaagataa